The Gopherus flavomarginatus isolate rGopFla2 chromosome 18, rGopFla2.mat.asm, whole genome shotgun sequence genome segment ggatcccagatggggagcagaggggtccCCGGCAGTCCCGGGGCTGGGGGGTCCCAGGGTGGGGGATCCCAGACGGGGAGCAGAGGGGTCCCAGGCAGTCCCGGGGCTGGGAGCTCCCAGGGTGGGGGATCCCAGACGGGGAGCAGAGGGGTCCCAGGCAGtcccggggctgggggggtcccAAAGTGGGGGATCCcagatggggagcagaggggtccCGGGCAGTCCCGGGGCTGGGGGGTCCCAGGTTGGGGGATCCcagatggggagcagaggggtccCGGGCAGTCCCGGGGCTGGGAGCTCCCAGGGTGGGGGATCCCAGACGGGGAGCAGGGGGGTCCCGGGcagtcctggggctgggagctcccagggtgggggattccagatggggagcagaggggtccCGGACAGtcccggggctgggggggtcccAGGGTGGGGGATCTcagatggggagcagaggggtccCCGGCAGTCCCGGGGCTGGGGGGTCCCAGGTTGGGGGATCccagatggggagcaggggggtccTGGGCAGTCCCGGGGCTGGGGGGTCCCAGGGTGGGGGATCCCAGACGGGGAGCAGGGGGGTCCCGGGCAGtcccggggctgggggggtcccagggtggaggatcccagacagggagcaggggggtcccGGGCAGTCCCGGGGCTGGGAGCTCCCAGGGTGGGGGATCCCAGACGGGGAGCAGGGGGGTCCCGGGCAGTCCCGGGGCTGGGAGCTCCCAGGGTGGGGGATTCcagatggggagcagaggggtccCCGGCAGTCCCGGGGTTGGGAGCTCCCAGGGTGGGGGATCCCAGACGGGGAGCAGAGGGGTCCCGGGCAGTCCCGGGGCTGGGAGCTCCCAGGGTGGGGGATTCcagatggggagcagaggggtccCGGACAGTCCCGGGGCTGGGGGTCCCAGggtgggtgctgtgggggggctcACCTCTTGCGGACGTGCAGGGAGACGTACTTGGCGTTGAAGTTCTCGATCATGGCGCGGGACGCCTGGTCCATCAGCTTCTGCGCCAGCCCCAGGCGCCGGTGGGAACGTTTCACAGCCTAGAAGAGCCAGGGGGGTGTCTTGACCTGCACCCGGACCCCCTGCGAACggagtgccccccaccccagtctgcccctgcccccctcaaaCGGGGTGCCCCCACTCACATCTGCCCCCTCGACCAATGTGCATCCAGCTCCCCCAATAGCCCCCAGGCAccactcccctccagcccctcccgccGCGTGCACCCCACGCACCAGGGAGGTGATGTGTCCGTGGGGCAGGTCGTCGGGGTCCTCTTCCCTAGGGTGACAGGAGAGGAGTCAGCATGGAGCCCCAGAGGCGAGCCAGCCCCACGGGCAGaatggggggcagggcacaggggaggggcagtgggggagctgcgaggggagaggatgggggggccagggcaggagcagggcagggcacaggggaGCTGAGAGGACAAGGGGGGCTTGGCAGGGCGGGGATTGGGGGGCTGCTGACCCCCGGCCCCATGACTCACATCTTGGCCAGCACGTAGCCCACGATCTTGCCGTTCTCATCCTCAGCGATGtaggagagctggggggagacGGCCGGGGTGAGATCAGGGGGCTGGCGGGGAATCCCTCCCCAGGACACGTCCCCTCCCACCTGCCTGTAACCAGCTCCCCTGGAACGCCCCATCCTCCTCCTGGGGGGGGGACCCCAGGCGCCCGGCCCCCTCGTCTCACTCCCCCCCCGGGGGACCCCAGGCATCCGGTCCCCTCCTCCCGCTccccccccagggaaccccaggCGCCCGGCCCCCTCCTCCCGCTCCCCCCcccggggagaacccaggcgcccggccccctcctcccccccccggggagaacccaggcgcccggccccctcctcccgctccccccccccccgggagaacccaggcgtccggccccctcctcccgcccccccccccgggagaacccaggcgtccggccccctcctcccgccccccccgggagaacccaggcgtccggccccCCCGGCGCACCTGCGGCCAGGACAGCCCGTGGTAGAAGTAATATTTCATCTGGTAGTTCTCGGGCAGGCAGAGCAGGTTGCAGTGCTGCATGTTCGTCAGGTCCTCGGGCTGCGGGGGGGCGGCGTCAgcggggacccaggcgtccggccccgcccccgccccgatccCCCCGGGACCCAGGCGttcggccccgcccccgccccgatccccccgggacccaggtgtccggccccgcccccgcccccgggacccaggcgtccggccccgcccccgcccccgggacccaggcgtccggccccgcccccgcccccgggaccccccgggacccaggcgtccggccccgcccccgccccgaccccccccgggacccaggcgtccggccccgcccccgccccgagcccccccgggacccaggcgtccggccccgccccggccccgatcccccccgggacccaggcgtccggccccgcccccgccccgagccccccccgggacccaggcgtccggccccgccccccgccccgagccccccccgggacccaggcgtccggccccgcccccgccccgagccccccccgggacccaggcgtccggccccgcccccgccccgagccccccccgggacccaggcgtccggccccgcccccgccccgagccccccccgggacccaggcgtccggccccgcccccgccccgagccccccccgggacccaggcgtccggccccgcccccgccccgatccCCCCGGGACCCAGGCGttcggccccgcccccgccccgatccccccgggacccaggcgtccggccccgcccccgcccccgggacccaggcgtccggccccgcccccgcccccgggacccaggcgtccggccccgcccccgccccgagcccccccgggacccaggcgtccggctccGCCCCGGCCCCGagcccccccgggacccaggcgtccggccccgccccggccccgatcccccccgggacccaggcgtccggccccgcccccgccccgagccccccccgggacccaggcgtccggccccgcccccgcaccCGCGCGTTCCGGATGTTCATGGCTCCgactccggctccggctccgcgTCTCTCTCCCAGCGGCGGCCCCGCGCGGCTGCCGAGACCCAGGGGGCGGTTCCCGGACAGGCCCCGCCTCCCCAGCGGCTCTCGCCAATACCCTGCCCGGGCGGGGAGGCAGGTGGCCGCGAGCAGCCAATTGCGGCGCGAAGCCGGGTCATCCCCGGGGTCAGCCAATCGCATGGCCATTCCGCAGCACGCTCCCCGCTCATTGGCTGCAGGCCTGGCCAATCGGCCGGAAGGAGGCGGGTTGATGTCACGAGGCGGAGTGGGAGCTGCGGTTACCCGAGACCGCGCTGCCGACCAATCGGACACCCCGATGGCGCACAAGGCCCGCCTCCGAATCAAACTCACCAATCCCAGTTCCGGAGATTGGTTATGATCCGTCCCTTCCCCTTTCAGCCAATCACAGAACACAATTCCTCAAAATGTCCAATCACCTTCTAGGACGACTTAAGAGACGCGAGGTCTTTGCCGACTTAACCAATAAGAGGCCAGGAGAGAAGAGATTGACGCTTTCACCAGCCATTCACCGGCCAGCCAACACCTTTCCCTTAGAATCCTGCCTAGACCCCCCCCAAGCAGCCAATCAGAAGCTGGCATGGCCTACGGTGACAGCGACATGGTCCAATGAGGGTGCAGCTAGAGACACGTGCTAAGACTGCGAGCTTCCCTATAGcagtgccccaaccccccccgcccccgcggtggagtcctgccccccagccccacaaggGGGGGGGCACCACCACATCCAGGGCGAGCTCGGGGGGGcgcagtttgggggtgggggtggggcagggttttcagggtgctggggcccccccacctgcccagaTGTGCAGCCAGCGAGGAGCAGGCCCGAGGCCCGGGCCAGGGGCACAGCGGGGAAAGGGACCAGCCGCACGTGGGGGAAACCCAAGTgcggggcctgggagccaggactcctgggttctctcccggctctggggggggagtgggggctggggggtcggagcagggcagggctgggagccaggactcctgggttctctcctggctctaggaggggagtgggggctggggggtcggagcagggcagggctgggagccaggactcctgggttctctcccggctctgggaggggagtgggggctggtgggttagagcggggggggggctgggagccaggactcctgggttctctcccggctctgggaggggagtgggggctggtgggttagagcggggggggggctgggagccaggactcctgggttctctcccggctctgggaggggagtgggggctggtgggttagagcaggggggttgggagccaggactcctgggttctctcccggccctggggggggagtgggggctggggggtcggagcagggggggctgggagcccggactcctgggttctcccctggctctgggaggggaggcggGTGCTGGTGGtcggagcagggggggctgggagccaggactcctgggttctctcccggccctgggggggagtgggggctggggggtcggagcaggcggggctgggagccaggactcctgggttctcccctggcTCTGGGCACGGGCCGGGGTGTTATCTAAAAGCGGCTGGAATAGATGTGTTTTTGACGCCATCTACTGGTGATCAGACCAAACTACACCGCGTCCATCTACCTCCCCCCACAACCCGCTGGTGCCCATTCCGgcccccccctttccccagtGATCACAgaccctctctctccttccccgcttTTATTGGGGTGACTTTCACAGGCGCTGGTTTGGCCCCTCAGGGAGTGGGGTTTAAACGGGGGTCCCTTTGCTCCCCCAAATGGATCCAGGCCTCACCCAAGTGTGACCCCCCCAGCCAGATTCCCCCTGCTGGCCCCTCcaggaaccccccccccaaagcccGAGCACCCCTCCCCTGGCTTCGGCTTGTAGGACACCGCGTCTgtccctggggcccctggctgcccaTGGGGGGCTCTCAGGCCGGGGGGTCCCGGCTCAGCCCCGAAGTGCCCGTGAGGGTGGAGTCGCTGGGCAGGGACCCAGCGCGGGGCCGGGACAGCCGGGGGCACACCAGGCGGCTCAGCTCCCCCGAGACGCTGCTGCTGAAAGCCCCGTAAATCCAGGGGTTCGTGCAGCTGTTCAGGCTGGCCAGTAACATCAGCAGGGTAAAGGCTGGTCCTGGGGGGGCAAAGGGGGGTaggtcagctctgccagtgcccctcactcccgacctgcagcccccagctctgccagtgcccctcactcccgacttgcagccccagctctgcaggtgcccctcactgccgacctgcagccccctgggccccccagcacagccggtgcccctcactcccaatctgcagcccctgctagcccagccctgtcccgcctgcaccctgccggtgcccctcactcccaacccacagcccctgctagcccagccctgggcttcccccacccagctcagccggcgcccctcactcccgacccgcagccccctgctctgctggtgcccctcactcccgacccacagcctcctAATGAGGTCTCTGGGCTCAGaactgggtggggctggggggggcaggggggtgaggtgTCCAGGCAGGGCGGGTGCTGAGGGGGAGGTGTCCAGGAAGACGGGGGGCGGAGGGCAGAGGTCTctgggccagggggagggggagtgtgggggggtgagaTATCCCGGACGGTAGGGTGCAGGGGAGTGAGGTGTCTGGGCAGGGTGGGTGCTGGGCGGGGGAGGTCTCCAtgcaggggggggaggtgtcCAGGCTGGAGTGTGTGCAGGGGGGGAGTCTccatgcaggggggaggggctgtgctggggggggaagTATCAGgcgggaggggtgcaggaggggagtctCCATGCAGGGGGGGGGAGGTCTCCAGGTCGGGGAGAGAGGCTGTGCTGAGGGGGAGGTCTCCagtctgggggggggcagggggggagtctccaggcagggggagaggtctccaggctggaggggaggggctgtgttgggggggaggtctctgggtggggggaggtagGGGGTGCAGGTCTCTGTGCAGGGGGGAGGTCTGCAGGCCGGGGAGGTGAGGTgtctgggcagggcaggtgcTGAGGGGGAGGTCTCCAGGCCggggtgtgtgcagggggggAGTCTCCATGCAGGAGGGGGAGGTCTCCAGGCCAGGGAGGTCTCACCTTCCACAGGCGCCCGGGGGTCCCACACGGCCCAGAGCTGGACGCAGAAGTAGGGGGCCCAGCAGAGCACGTAGACCAGCACGATGACCAGCGTCATGCGCAGCGTCTTGGCCACGGCCGCCGAgacccccctgccctgggccccccgGGGACCCCGGCCCAGGCTCCTGGCCACCTCGCGGAAGATCAGGGCCTGGCAGGCGGCAATGAAGAGGGTGGGCAGGGCGAAGACCATGAGGGTGACCCAGCTGACATAGGCCCGGGCCCCCCAGGGCTCGGCGAAGGTGGCCCAGCAGTCGCTGGCTCCCTCGGGCAGCTGCACCTTGGAGAAGATGAAGAGCTGGGGCAGGCTGACCAGCAGCGCGGATCCCCACGCTGCCACCAACGGGGCCTTCCAGCTGACGCGGCCCCGGCGGAAGGCCACGGCTGGCCGGCAGATGGCCCGGTGCCTGTCGTAGGTCATGGCCAGGATGACGTAGGACGAGGCAAACATGGCCACCACCTGCAGGTACTTGACGGCCCGGCACAGGGGGTCGGGGCCCAGGAACCGGTCGGTGACGTCCCACAGCAGCTGCGGCAGCACCTGGAAAAGGGCCACCGCCAGGTCGGCCAGGCATAGGTGGCAGATGAAGCGGTGCATGGGGGCAGAGCGGGCACGGCGCCGGCCCAGCGCCGCCAGCACCAGCCCGTTGCTCAGCGTGGCCAGCACGAAGACCACGCTCAAGACGGTCACCTCGGCCACAGCCAGGGCTTGGTCGCGGTCGTCCGGGAGGGAGGCGTTGGGAGCCAGGGAGGCGTTAGCCATGGcgagctggagggagagggacgGGGTGAGGGGGGGCCCACAACGGGCAGCCCCCGGCCGACACCACAGCGCAGCAAGGCAGGGTCCTGGCGCATAAGAACAGCCGGAccgggtcagagcaaaggtcctgTCTCCCGacaggccaatggcaggtgccccggggagtgaacccaacaggcaatgatcatccATCCCCACCCGCTGACAGATGGGGGCCAGGgaccccattccttacccagcctggctgctAGCCGTGGGAAGCCGCACAACCACGCACCGGCACCTTGTCAGTCTCAGGCACGATCCTGCAACGCTGGGGGACAACGCGGCAGAACCAGGGCCGGACGCAGCCACAGCCGTGCCGGCAAACGCCGCAACACGCCCAGGCAGCGAAACACGCAGGCTGGGCAGGTCAGTCGCACGATGCCCCCCTGGCCCCCCCAAGGCAACACAGGCCGGGAAGAGGCCACCCCAGGCTGCAACACGAGCTCCCGCTGCAGCCCCGCGCATGCTGGTGCCAGCCGAGCCAACGCCGCAGGGTCGGGGACCTTGCAAACGCAACGCACAATTCAGTGCAGGGCACCAGGCCAATGCAACACAACCAAACCCGGCCCCTCGGAAAAGCCCCGTCACACCCTCTAGGCCGGCGCCTGGGCTGCTCCCCCAGACTGCACCCTTCTGGGCTGGGCCACAGGAACCCTGCCGGCACCCCAGAAGGGCCAGAGACCCCCATtcacatgaggaaactgaggcacagggagggcaaATCACTTGGTCATGATCACCCAGTGAGCCAGTAACAGAGTTGGGGAGAAAACCCAGGAGTGTGGGCTCCCAGtccgccctccccccactctaaccactagccccccctACTTCTCCACCTGGGTTTCCTAGCCCCCCCCTCCTAGCCCTGCACCTCTCCTACAACGCCCTGGggccccccactctgctgctacccccagttctgggagggggctggTAGGTTGGAGCaggtgcggtggggggaggggagccaggacgcctgggttctctccaaaCGATAAAGAGGGGCCCTGCACTTACCTTTCTGCAAAACCCCTACCAGCTGCAGGTTCACCCCCAGAATACACCCAGCCACAGAGACCCCCCTCCTGatctcctgggttcttttcccagcccCCCCTTCCCTGGAGAGGTAGAAGCACAAGTGCTGGCCCCCCCGAGATGACAACTGGGGCTCTGCTGAGACCGGGCAGAggaatgggggggctggggcggggtgAGAGAAGGAAGGCGGGTCCTGGAGTCCAGCCAGAATAAATAAAGATCTTGGTAGATTCTGACCCCCagcgggatgggggtggggtcctgccttcccagagctgggagagaacccaggtgtcctggctcccagcccccctgctctaacccaccagcccccactcccctccccgagccaaggagagaacccaggagtcctggctcccagcccccccgctctaacccaccagcccccactcccctcccagaaccggggagagaacccaggagtcctggctcccagccccccctgctctaacccaccagccccccctcccctcccctccccaagccggggagagaacccaggagtcctggctcccagcccccccgctctaacccaccagcccccactcccctcccagagccggggagagaactcaggagtcctggttcccagccccgctgctctgacccaccagccccccctcccctcccagagccggggagagaacccaggagtcctggctcccagccccccagctctaaccgccagcccccactcccctcccagagctggggagcgaacccaggagtccgggctcccagcacc includes the following:
- the NAA10 gene encoding N-alpha-acetyltransferase 10 isoform X2; amino-acid sequence: MNIRNARPEDLTNMQHCNLLCLPENYQMKYYFYHGLSWPQLSYIAEDENGKIVGYVLAKMEEDPDDLPHGHITSLAVKRSHRRLGLAQKLMDQASRAMIENFNAKYVSLHVRKSNRAALHLYSNTLNFQISEVEPKYYADGEDAYAMKRDLTQMADEVQRV
- the NAA10 gene encoding N-alpha-acetyltransferase 10 isoform X1, producing the protein MNIRNARPEDLTNMQHCNLLCLPENYQMKYYFYHGLSWPQLSYIAEDENGKIVGYVLAKMEEDPDDLPHGHITSLAVKRSHRRLGLAQKLMDQASRAMIENFNAKYVSLHVRKSNRAALHLYSNTLNFQISEVEPKYYADGEDAYAMKRDLTQMADELRQQLELKERTRQPALEHKANHGGDCCPGMAGGPGAPEDSGGDSKDVSEATESTDVKDSSEASDSAS
- the AVPR2 gene encoding vasopressin V2 receptor — translated: MANASLAPNASLPDDRDQALAVAEVTVLSVVFVLATLSNGLVLAALGRRRARSAPMHRFICHLCLADLAVALFQVLPQLLWDVTDRFLGPDPLCRAVKYLQVVAMFASSYVILAMTYDRHRAICRPAVAFRRGRVSWKAPLVAAWGSALLVSLPQLFIFSKVQLPEGASDCWATFAEPWGARAYVSWVTLMVFALPTLFIAACQALIFREVARSLGRGPRGAQGRGVSAAVAKTLRMTLVIVLVYVLCWAPYFCVQLWAVWDPRAPVEGPAFTLLMLLASLNSCTNPWIYGAFSSSVSGELSRLVCPRLSRPRAGSLPSDSTLTGTSGLSRDPPA